A window of the Buchnera aphidicola (Periphyllus koelreuteriae) genome harbors these coding sequences:
- the rbfA gene encoding 30S ribosome-binding factor RbfA — translation MYKNIYKLVRISNEIKKEVSYIIQNSINNPKFNKLSTILDVVLSKDYSYAKIYVSFNQEKKIQNLSLDILNSSSSYIRFLLSKRLNLRKVPKLTFVNDFSLLEGKKISNLLKNL, via the coding sequence GTGTATAAAAATATTTATAAATTAGTTAGAATATCTAATGAAATAAAAAAAGAAGTTTCTTATATTATTCAGAATTCAATAAATAATCCAAAATTTAATAAATTATCTACAATTTTAGATGTAGTATTATCTAAAGATTATTCTTATGCTAAAATTTATGTTTCCTTTAATCAGGAAAAAAAAATACAAAATTTATCTTTAGATATATTAAATAGTTCTTCATCTTATATTAGATTTTTATTAAGTAAAAGATTAAATTTAAGAAAAGTTCCAAAATTAACTTTTGTTAATGATTTTTCTTTATTAGAAGGTAAAAAAATATCTAATTTATTAAAAAATTTATAA
- the truB gene encoding tRNA pseudouridine(55) synthase TruB, which produces MFFTQVRNIHGIILLDKPTGISSNKALQITKKIFEIKKAGHTGSLDPLATGILPICLGEATKFAEYLIKSDKKYRVIAKLGEETSTADSYGKIINSYKIQFNSKEYKLALDNFRGVISQTPPIYSAIKYKGIPLYKYARKGISVPIGSRFINVYKIKSLYIKENIIELDILCSSGTYIRSIINDLGKLLKCGAHVIFLRRIKISSFSSSLSITLDQLNFLKKKYFKNNFKIFLNKIKNFFIPILSLFPHFPKVYVSKQNLLFLKNGRSIKLINKLNPCLVCIINKNKKFIGIGKLNKKNYLFPHKLINFYK; this is translated from the coding sequence ATGTTTTTTACTCAAGTAAGAAATATTCACGGTATTATTTTATTAGATAAACCGACTGGAATTTCTTCAAATAAAGCTTTGCAAATAACAAAAAAAATATTTGAAATTAAAAAAGCAGGTCATACTGGATCTTTAGATCCTTTAGCAACTGGAATTCTTCCAATTTGTTTAGGAGAAGCTACAAAATTTGCAGAATATTTAATTAAATCTGATAAAAAGTATAGAGTTATTGCTAAATTAGGAGAAGAAACATCTACTGCTGATTCTTATGGAAAAATTATTAATTCTTATAAAATTCAATTTAATTCTAAGGAATATAAATTAGCATTAGATAATTTTAGAGGAGTAATATCTCAAACTCCTCCAATATATTCTGCAATAAAATATAAAGGTATTCCATTATATAAATATGCAAGAAAAGGTATTTCGGTTCCTATAGGTAGTAGATTTATAAATGTTTATAAAATAAAAAGTTTATATATAAAAGAAAATATTATTGAATTAGATATTTTATGCTCATCTGGAACATATATTCGATCTATTATAAATGATTTAGGTAAACTTTTAAAATGCGGAGCTCATGTTATTTTTTTAAGACGAATAAAAATTTCTTCATTTTCAAGTTCTTTATCTATTACATTAGATCAGTTAAATTTTTTAAAAAAAAAATATTTTAAAAATAATTTTAAAATATTTTTAAATAAAATAAAAAATTTTTTTATTCCTATATTATCTTTATTTCCGCATTTTCCAAAAGTTTATGTATCTAAACAAAATTTATTATTTCTAAAAAATGGAAGATCAATAAAATTAATTAATAAATTAAATCCTTGTTTAGTTTGTATAATTAATAAAAATAAAAAATTTATTGGAATAGGTAAATTAAATAAAAAAAACTATTTATTTCCTCATAAATTAATAAATTTTTATAAATAA
- the secG gene encoding preprotein translocase subunit SecG translates to MRAFFLLIYLFFSLMLIFLILIQKTQGSSNINITNNKNLFNISTKNEFLTRLTIICSFFFLILSILQCNINNYILERVE, encoded by the coding sequence GTGCGAGCATTTTTTTTATTAATTTATTTATTTTTTTCATTAATGTTAATTTTTTTAATTTTAATACAAAAAACTCAAGGTTCATCAAATATTAATATCACTAATAATAAAAATTTATTTAATATTTCAACAAAAAATGAATTTTTGACACGTTTAACTATTATATGTTCATTTTTTTTTTTAATATTAAGTATATTACAATGTAACATTAATAATTATATTTTAGAAAGAGTTGAATAA
- the nusA gene encoding transcription termination factor NusA produces MKKDILKVIESVSNEKSIPKTVIFKALEQALSSATKKKIKKNINIRVKINKKNGNFKTYRRWLVVKEVFQPMKEITLEAAQHEDKNINLNDYIEEKIKSIKFDRITTQTAKQVMIQKVREAERLIMVNNFKKRTGLIHTGIVKKITRDYIILDLGDNAEGFLLKEEMLPRENFRLGDRVKSILYCIQSKKNNSKLLLSRSRSEMLTELLKIEVPEIGEGIIEIKEIARDPGSRSKIAVKTNDKKIDPVGACVGMRGARVQAVSNELFGEKIDIVLWDKNILKFVVNSMAPAEVLSIIVNKKKNFIDITVDLKNLAQAIGRNGQNVKLASILSKWELNVMTEDEFKNKKKQEKYFLYNLFKKNFKIDKTVFEMLFSKNISSIKELFLISDKKLLKILNSDKKLFKKVKKNIKNSRSIFLLNKKRSKIRYVLNEDLLNLNGMNDNIALQLFKKKIFTLEELSNQSIEDLIDIQELNKKLSGELIMSARNICWFNK; encoded by the coding sequence ATGAAAAAAGATATTTTAAAAGTAATTGAATCTGTTTCAAATGAAAAATCTATTCCTAAAACAGTTATTTTTAAAGCTTTAGAACAAGCTTTGTCTAGTGCAACAAAAAAAAAAATAAAAAAAAATATTAATATTAGAGTTAAAATTAATAAAAAAAATGGAAATTTTAAAACTTATCGAAGATGGTTAGTAGTAAAAGAAGTTTTTCAACCAATGAAAGAAATTACATTAGAAGCAGCTCAACATGAAGATAAAAACATTAATTTAAATGATTATATTGAAGAAAAAATAAAATCTATTAAATTTGATAGAATTACTACTCAAACAGCTAAACAAGTAATGATTCAAAAAGTAAGAGAAGCTGAAAGATTAATTATGGTTAATAATTTTAAAAAAAGAACTGGTTTAATTCATACGGGAATCGTTAAAAAAATAACTCGCGATTATATTATCCTAGATTTAGGAGATAATGCAGAAGGTTTTTTATTAAAAGAAGAAATGCTTCCTAGAGAAAACTTTAGGTTAGGTGATCGAGTTAAAAGTATATTATATTGTATTCAATCTAAAAAAAATAATTCTAAATTACTTTTAAGTCGTTCTAGATCTGAAATGTTAACTGAGTTATTAAAAATTGAAGTTCCTGAAATAGGAGAAGGAATTATTGAAATTAAAGAAATTGCAAGAGACCCTGGTTCTAGATCAAAAATTGCAGTTAAAACTAATGATAAAAAAATTGATCCTGTAGGTGCTTGTGTAGGAATGAGAGGTGCCAGAGTTCAAGCTGTATCAAATGAATTATTTGGAGAAAAAATTGATATTGTTTTATGGGACAAAAATATTTTAAAATTTGTTGTTAATTCTATGGCTCCTGCAGAAGTTTTATCAATTATTGTGAATAAAAAAAAAAATTTTATAGATATTACAGTAGATTTAAAAAATTTAGCTCAAGCTATTGGAAGAAATGGTCAAAATGTTAAGTTAGCTTCTATTTTAAGTAAATGGGAGTTAAATGTTATGACTGAAGATGAATTTAAAAATAAAAAAAAACAAGAAAAATATTTTTTATATAATTTGTTTAAAAAAAATTTTAAAATTGATAAAACTGTTTTTGAAATGTTATTTTCAAAAAATATTTCTTCAATTAAAGAATTATTTTTAATTTCTGATAAAAAACTTTTAAAAATATTAAATTCTGATAAAAAATTATTTAAAAAAGTTAAAAAAAATATTAAAAATTCGCGTTCTATTTTTTTATTAAATAAAAAACGATCTAAAATACGTTATGTTTTAAATGAAGATTTATTAAATTTAAATGGAATGAATGATAATATTGCATTACAACTATTTAAAAAAAAAATATTTACTTTAGAAGAATTATCAAATCAAAGTATTGAAGATTTAATTGATATTCAAGAATTAAATAAAAAACTTTCAGGAGAATTAATTATGTCCGCTAGAAATATATGTTGGTTTAATAAATAA
- the ftsH gene encoding ATP-dependent zinc metalloprotease FtsH, producing the protein MVKKMLIWSIFIIIFTSIFRNFHSNDFDRYRINYSTFLSEVNQKKIRSVIIDGQEIYVTKKDNSKYCTFLPLHDSNLLTHLVSKNVKIQGKNSEEVSFLWSVFISWFPMIMLIVAWIFFIRQIQISGKGAMSFGKNKAKIFKKNEIKTTFSDVAGCDEAKEDVKELVDYLKNPKKFKKLGGISPKGLLMVGQPGTGKTLLAKAIAGEANVPFFIISGSDFVEMFIGVGASRVRDMFEKSRKLSPCIIFIDEIDAVGRKRGTGLGGGNDEREQTLNQILVEMDGFDKNEGVILIAATNRPDVLDPALLRPGRFDRQVFVPLPDIKGREQILNVHVKKIAISKDFNSTIIARGTPGFSGADLANLVNESALFAARRNHTSVLMDDFEKAKDKIMMGPERKSMIMSVEQKEYIAYHEAGHAIVGKLVPEHDPVHKVTIIPRGNALGLTFFLPKTDHLSISKKKIESQIATLYGGRIAEEIIYGEDFVSTGASNDIKVATNLAKNMVIKWGFSKKLGPLLYCDEEILLERSSLQSNNFSNYTKKIIDQEIKEIIDINYLKARKIIEKNLDILHSMKNALIKYETINTNQIDLLMNRKFKME; encoded by the coding sequence ATAGTAAAAAAAATGCTCATTTGGTCTATTTTTATTATTATATTTACATCTATATTTCGAAATTTTCATTCAAATGATTTTGATCGATATAGAATAAATTATTCAACTTTTTTATCTGAAGTTAATCAAAAAAAAATACGTTCAGTTATAATTGATGGACAAGAAATTTATGTGACTAAAAAAGATAATAGTAAATATTGTACTTTTCTTCCCTTACATGATTCAAATTTGTTAACTCATCTTGTATCAAAAAATGTTAAAATTCAAGGAAAAAATTCAGAAGAAGTTAGTTTTTTATGGTCTGTTTTTATTTCTTGGTTTCCTATGATAATGTTGATTGTTGCATGGATTTTTTTTATTAGACAAATTCAAATAAGTGGAAAAGGAGCAATGTCTTTTGGAAAAAATAAAGCTAAAATATTTAAAAAAAATGAAATAAAAACTACTTTTTCAGATGTTGCTGGATGTGATGAAGCTAAAGAAGATGTAAAAGAATTAGTTGATTATCTTAAAAATCCAAAGAAATTTAAAAAATTAGGTGGAATTTCTCCAAAAGGATTATTAATGGTTGGTCAACCAGGAACTGGAAAAACTCTTTTAGCAAAAGCAATAGCTGGAGAAGCAAATGTTCCTTTTTTTATTATTTCTGGTTCAGATTTTGTAGAAATGTTTATTGGTGTAGGAGCTTCAAGAGTTCGAGATATGTTTGAAAAATCTAGAAAATTATCTCCTTGTATAATTTTTATTGATGAAATTGATGCAGTTGGAAGAAAAAGAGGAACTGGATTAGGTGGAGGTAATGATGAAAGAGAACAAACTTTAAATCAAATTTTAGTTGAAATGGATGGATTTGATAAAAATGAAGGAGTGATTTTAATTGCAGCAACAAATAGACCAGATGTTTTAGATCCTGCTTTATTACGACCAGGAAGATTTGATCGTCAAGTATTTGTTCCATTACCTGATATTAAAGGAAGAGAACAAATATTAAATGTTCATGTTAAAAAAATTGCAATATCTAAAGATTTTAATTCAACAATTATAGCTAGAGGAACGCCTGGATTTTCTGGAGCAGATTTAGCTAATTTAGTTAATGAATCAGCTCTTTTTGCTGCTAGAAGAAATCATACTTCAGTCTTAATGGATGATTTTGAAAAAGCAAAAGATAAAATTATGATGGGTCCTGAAAGAAAATCTATGATTATGAGTGTGGAACAAAAAGAATATATTGCATATCATGAAGCAGGTCATGCTATTGTAGGAAAATTAGTTCCTGAACATGATCCAGTTCATAAAGTAACAATTATTCCTAGAGGAAATGCTTTAGGTTTAACATTTTTTTTACCTAAAACAGATCATTTAAGCATTAGTAAAAAAAAAATAGAAAGTCAAATTGCTACACTTTATGGAGGAAGAATTGCAGAAGAAATTATTTATGGAGAAGATTTTGTTTCAACTGGAGCATCTAATGATATTAAAGTAGCAACGAATTTAGCAAAAAATATGGTTATTAAATGGGGATTTTCAAAAAAATTAGGACCTTTATTATATTGTGATGAAGAAATTTTATTAGAGAGATCATCTTTACAATCTAATAATTTTTCAAATTATACTAAAAAAATAATTGATCAAGAAATTAAAGAAATTATTGATATAAATTATTTAAAAGCAAGAAAAATAATAGAAAAAAATTTAGATATTTTACATTCTATGAAAAATGCATTAATTAAATATGAAACAATTAATACAAATCAAATTGATTTATTAATGAATAGAAAATTTAAAATGGAATAA
- the infB gene encoding translation initiation factor IF-2, with product MRKNNFIKDKKKYNNLKKNKVETFTSKKNSISKENLNKKNTLFKKKFLKKKNTILLNKNINSKNINTQKKFFNTNKLNKNITLKKNIKKKFLSKKFNVLKNSKYRQFIQKNKYQNNLKNNKKNFLKQVFNKPKDNINKKINIFKNMTVFQLSNKMRIKSSKVIKKMINSGITLSKNQILDLDLSQLISEEMGFDINIIHTNELEKNIMKDRDIKNKKCFLRPPIVAIMGHVDHGKTSLLDCIRKTSIAFKEEGGITQSLGAYYVEIKNKKITFLDTPGHSAFSSMRNKGAKITDIVVLVIAADDGVMPQTIEAIKHAQLVKAPIIVAINKIDKINSNINKIQDDLMKYNILPETLGGENIFVYISVKLKKGINNLLKNILLQSEVLELSVPYTGMATGVVLESFLDKGRGPVAYIIIKEGQLKKGDIVLCGLEYGKIKSIKDENKNEILKITPSIPVEILGLSGLPVSGDILTVVKNERQARNVSLYRKEKIQQTIFSKQKKINLENLFKEINKKNVTTLNIILKSNSKGSLEAISHSIRKLSHKEIKIKILSEGVGRINETDASLANSLNAIIIGFNVRADSLSKKIIEKENIDLRYYSVIYSLINDIKSSIYGMLSPKYKQKISGIVSVRSIFKSPKFGFVAGCMVTEGVIKRNSPVKVLRNDIVVYEGELESIRRFKEDVKKVRSGIECGIGIKNYNDIRVNDIIEVYKIIQMKRI from the coding sequence ATGAGAAAAAATAATTTTATAAAAGATAAAAAAAAATATAATAATTTGAAAAAAAATAAAGTAGAAACATTTACTTCTAAAAAAAATTCTATTTCAAAAGAAAATTTAAATAAAAAAAATACATTATTTAAAAAAAAATTTTTAAAAAAAAAAAATACTATTCTTTTAAATAAAAATATAAATTCAAAAAATATTAATACACAAAAAAAATTTTTTAATACTAACAAATTAAATAAAAACATAACTTTAAAAAAAAATATTAAAAAAAAATTTTTATCAAAAAAATTTAATGTTTTAAAAAATTCAAAATATAGACAATTTATTCAAAAAAATAAATATCAAAATAATTTAAAAAATAATAAAAAAAATTTTTTAAAGCAAGTTTTTAATAAACCTAAAGATAATATTAATAAAAAAATAAATATTTTTAAAAATATGACAGTTTTTCAATTATCTAATAAAATGAGAATTAAAAGTTCTAAAGTAATAAAAAAAATGATAAATTCTGGAATAACTCTTTCTAAAAATCAAATATTAGATTTAGATCTTTCTCAGTTAATTTCAGAAGAAATGGGTTTTGATATAAATATAATTCATACAAATGAATTAGAAAAAAATATTATGAAAGATAGAGATATTAAAAATAAAAAATGTTTTTTGAGACCTCCTATTGTTGCTATTATGGGACATGTTGATCACGGAAAAACATCTTTATTAGATTGTATTAGAAAAACTTCTATAGCTTTTAAAGAAGAAGGTGGAATTACTCAAAGTTTAGGAGCTTATTATGTTGAAATAAAAAATAAAAAAATAACTTTTCTTGATACTCCAGGACATTCAGCTTTTTCTTCTATGCGTAACAAAGGAGCGAAAATAACAGATATTGTAGTGTTAGTTATTGCTGCTGATGATGGTGTTATGCCACAAACTATAGAAGCAATTAAACATGCTCAATTAGTTAAAGCTCCAATAATAGTTGCAATAAATAAAATTGATAAAATAAATTCAAATATAAATAAAATTCAAGATGATTTAATGAAATATAATATATTACCTGAAACATTAGGTGGAGAAAATATTTTTGTTTATATTTCAGTGAAATTAAAAAAAGGAATAAATAATTTATTAAAAAATATATTGTTGCAATCTGAAGTTTTAGAATTATCTGTACCTTATACTGGAATGGCAACTGGTGTAGTTTTAGAATCTTTTTTAGATAAAGGAAGAGGACCTGTTGCTTATATAATTATTAAAGAAGGTCAATTAAAAAAAGGTGATATTGTTTTATGTGGTTTAGAATATGGAAAAATAAAATCTATAAAAGATGAAAATAAAAATGAAATTTTAAAAATTACTCCATCAATTCCAGTTGAAATTTTAGGATTATCTGGTTTGCCTGTATCTGGTGATATTTTAACAGTAGTAAAAAATGAAAGACAAGCTCGTAATGTATCTTTATATAGAAAAGAAAAAATACAACAAACAATTTTTTCTAAACAAAAAAAAATAAATTTAGAGAATTTATTTAAAGAAATTAATAAAAAAAATGTTACAACATTAAATATTATTTTAAAATCTAATTCAAAAGGTTCGTTAGAAGCCATATCTCATTCTATTAGAAAATTATCTCATAAGGAAATAAAGATAAAAATATTAAGTGAAGGTGTAGGTCGAATTAATGAAACAGATGCTTCTTTAGCTAATTCTTTAAATGCTATTATTATTGGATTTAATGTTAGAGCAGATTCTTTATCAAAAAAAATTATTGAAAAAGAAAACATAGATTTAAGATATTATTCTGTTATTTATTCTTTAATAAATGATATTAAATCATCAATTTATGGAATGTTATCTCCTAAATATAAACAAAAAATATCAGGAATTGTATCTGTAAGAAGTATATTTAAATCTCCAAAATTTGGATTTGTTGCGGGTTGCATGGTAACTGAAGGAGTTATTAAAAGAAATAGCCCAGTAAAAGTTTTACGAAATGATATTGTAGTTTATGAAGGAGAACTAGAATCTATTAGACGTTTTAAAGAAGACGTAAAAAAAGTAAGAAGTGGAATTGAATGCGGTATAGGGATAAAGAACTATAACGATATTCGTGTTAATGATATAATAGAAGTTTATAAAATTATACAAATGAAAAGAATATAG